Proteins encoded by one window of Cyclobacteriaceae bacterium:
- a CDS encoding sugar phosphate isomerase/epimerase family protein gives MNTEASRRLFLRNLGLAAAGAAIIPSWLSSCSHKSENSSGMFFKISLAEWSLHKALFANEFTNLDFPLIAKRDYGIDAIEYVNAFFKDKAQDQAYLTDLKQRCADNGVTSLLIMCDGEGYLGDLDEAKRAEAVDNHKKWVEAAKFLGCHSIRVNAFGVGEREEVAAAATDGLASLSAFAKDFNINVIVENHGSYSSDGQWLSSVIKNTGMNNCGTLPDFGNFCVKRADGSEWGSECVEWYDRYKGVEEMMPFAKGVSAKSYDFDEQGNCIETDYAKMLSIVKDSGYTGYIGIEYEGGKLSEPDGIKATKALLERMGSSL, from the coding sequence ATGAATACTGAAGCCTCACGCAGACTATTTCTTCGCAACCTCGGACTGGCCGCTGCTGGCGCAGCAATTATTCCGTCATGGTTGTCATCTTGTTCGCACAAATCTGAAAATTCTTCTGGTATGTTTTTCAAAATATCGCTTGCTGAATGGTCGCTGCATAAAGCGCTCTTCGCTAATGAATTCACCAACCTTGATTTTCCGTTAATTGCCAAACGTGATTATGGTATTGATGCGATTGAGTACGTAAATGCTTTCTTTAAGGATAAGGCACAGGACCAGGCTTACCTGACTGACCTTAAGCAACGTTGTGCTGATAATGGCGTAACCAGTTTGTTAATTATGTGTGATGGCGAAGGCTACCTCGGTGACCTGGATGAAGCCAAACGTGCCGAAGCAGTTGATAACCATAAGAAGTGGGTTGAGGCAGCGAAGTTTTTAGGCTGTCATTCCATTCGGGTGAATGCCTTTGGTGTTGGAGAACGGGAAGAAGTAGCCGCAGCGGCAACCGATGGACTTGCTTCGTTATCAGCGTTTGCAAAAGATTTTAACATCAACGTGATTGTTGAAAATCACGGCAGCTATTCTTCAGACGGACAATGGCTTTCATCTGTAATCAAAAATACAGGTATGAACAATTGCGGTACATTACCGGATTTTGGAAACTTTTGTGTAAAGCGTGCCGATGGTTCAGAATGGGGATCGGAATGTGTGGAGTGGTACGACCGGTACAAGGGCGTTGAAGAGATGATGCCTTTTGCCAAGGGCGTAAGCGCCAAGAGTTACGACTTTGATGAACAGGGTAACTGCATCGAAACCGACTATGCAAAAATGCTTTCGATTGTTAAGGATTCCGGCTACACCGGTTATATCGGAATTGAATATGAAGGGGGCAAGCTTTCTGAACCTGACGGAATAAAGGCCACTAAAGCATTGCTGGAACGAATGGGAAGTTCGTTGTAA
- a CDS encoding RidA family protein, producing MKKIFTEHAPKAIGPYSHAIRSGNLIFCSGQTPLNPQTILIEGATVTEQTNLVLSNLETVLKAEGCNRSHIIKTSVFLKNFADFEKMNKAYETFFGDHKPARTTVEVSRLPKDALVEIECVAEVPS from the coding sequence ATGAAAAAGATCTTTACCGAACACGCACCCAAAGCCATTGGCCCTTACAGTCATGCCATTCGTAGCGGCAACCTGATTTTCTGTTCCGGCCAAACACCACTCAATCCACAAACCATACTGATTGAAGGTGCCACCGTAACGGAGCAAACCAACCTGGTGTTGAGCAATCTTGAAACCGTTCTGAAAGCCGAAGGTTGCAACCGCTCGCATATCATTAAAACTTCGGTGTTCTTAAAAAACTTTGCCGACTTTGAAAAAATGAACAAAGCCTATGAAACCTTTTTTGGTGATCATAAACCGGCTCGCACCACCGTTGAAGTAAGTCGCTTACCAAAAGATGCCTTGGTAGAAATTGAGTGTGTGGCTGAGGTGCCGTCTTAA
- a CDS encoding GNAT family protein → MHRELVLQENDLTIWKYHGIPETGIAFFERTNWGSAGMVYERKNSNELIRLLKDPYLYAIEQDNTIVGTAVFCHTHPRVNNQPFNSYIIRYFAASAAIQGKKLMKYYAGKVMEVVQQEEREKTIYVGCLEKGNLRSYRVVENAGYEKLGLLCVNAFSRFYPKAQPDVVRLKPEEQSQMLDLIHDQYKHHSLVHTDYLFLKDNYFIIREQGEIVAGCQYHRVHWAINKMPGLMGKIIMNVLPRLPLINKLFNPKRFEFLALEGLYFKPGHEKTLLRLFEGLLHREKINSALFWMGENCPHRKTILNYGKLGLLNSFVKDSGVYIMTSYQNMNEEEIKILKSLPLYASAFDYI, encoded by the coding sequence ATGCACCGCGAGCTTGTCCTTCAGGAAAACGATCTCACCATCTGGAAATACCACGGCATTCCGGAAACCGGCATTGCATTTTTTGAACGCACCAACTGGGGAAGTGCCGGCATGGTGTATGAGCGCAAAAACTCCAATGAACTTATCCGCCTACTGAAAGATCCTTACCTGTATGCCATTGAACAGGATAATACCATTGTCGGAACTGCCGTATTCTGTCATACACACCCCCGTGTAAACAATCAACCCTTCAACTCCTACATAATCCGGTATTTTGCGGCTTCAGCTGCCATTCAGGGTAAAAAGCTAATGAAGTATTATGCAGGTAAAGTGATGGAGGTGGTGCAACAGGAAGAAAGGGAAAAAACCATTTATGTGGGTTGCCTGGAAAAGGGAAATCTTCGCTCCTACCGTGTGGTTGAAAATGCAGGCTATGAAAAACTCGGCTTGCTTTGTGTGAATGCGTTCAGTCGCTTCTACCCTAAAGCTCAACCCGATGTAGTTCGCTTAAAACCCGAAGAGCAAAGTCAAATGCTCGACCTGATTCATGATCAATACAAACATCATTCACTGGTACATACAGATTATCTATTCTTAAAAGATAATTATTTTATAATTCGAGAACAGGGCGAAATTGTAGCAGGCTGCCAATACCACCGTGTACATTGGGCGATTAATAAAATGCCGGGGCTCATGGGCAAAATTATCATGAACGTACTGCCGCGTTTACCGCTGATCAACAAACTATTCAACCCAAAACGGTTTGAGTTTCTTGCACTTGAAGGCTTGTATTTCAAACCCGGCCATGAGAAAACACTTCTACGTTTGTTTGAAGGATTACTCCATCGCGAAAAAATAAACTCGGCACTTTTCTGGATGGGTGAAAATTGTCCGCACCGTAAGACCATCCTGAATTACGGCAAACTTGGCTTGCTGAATTCTTTTGTAAAAGATTCCGGGGTGTACATCATGACTTCCTATCAAAACATGAATGAAGAGGAAATAAAAATCTTAAAATCATTGCCGCTTTATGCATCTGCATTTGATTATATATAA
- a CDS encoding DsrE/DsrF/DrsH-like family protein, producing the protein MQDVLEKPVTKVADVPVNKDKGKLKKVLIICSKGKLEDVYAALVMANGALMEGLEAKMFFTFFGLEAITKKHADNLHTATVGNPAFMPGMPTMVAGLPGFEAFASYMMKKEMDKLDIPHVTEFIQMIEAGGGEIYACKLAADMFHLKKEDFVDEVKGIITVGDMYALAEGEGTQIIFI; encoded by the coding sequence ATGCAAGACGTATTAGAGAAACCCGTAACTAAAGTAGCTGACGTTCCGGTAAATAAAGATAAAGGCAAACTGAAAAAAGTATTGATCATCTGCTCCAAAGGAAAACTGGAAGACGTATATGCGGCCCTGGTCATGGCCAATGGTGCGTTGATGGAAGGATTGGAAGCAAAAATGTTCTTCACATTCTTTGGGTTGGAGGCCATCACAAAAAAACATGCAGATAATTTGCACACAGCCACGGTGGGTAACCCGGCTTTTATGCCCGGCATGCCAACTATGGTTGCAGGTTTACCAGGGTTTGAAGCGTTCGCATCCTATATGATGAAAAAGGAAATGGACAAACTTGACATCCCGCATGTCACTGAATTTATTCAAATGATTGAAGCGGGTGGTGGTGAGATTTATGCCTGCAAGCTGGCTGCCGATATGTTCCACCTCAAGAAAGAAGATTTTGTGGATGAAGTAAAAGGCATCATCACGGTGGGTGATATGTATGCGTTGGCCGAAGGCGAAGGCACACAGATCATCTTCATCTGA
- a CDS encoding TusE/DsrC/DsvC family sulfur relay protein → METLTLNGTAVAVNAEGYLTDMNQWTPELAKEMAAEVNIELTPKHFEVLNWLREKQREGVQLSIRKLGNSGIVDIKTFYQLFPGGPLKISSKLAGIPKPASCV, encoded by the coding sequence ATGGAAACCTTAACATTAAATGGAACCGCGGTAGCTGTAAATGCAGAAGGCTACCTGACCGACATGAATCAATGGACCCCCGAGCTGGCCAAAGAAATGGCGGCTGAAGTAAACATTGAATTAACACCCAAACATTTCGAAGTCCTGAACTGGCTTCGCGAAAAACAAAGAGAAGGTGTACAACTAAGTATTCGTAAGTTAGGCAACTCCGGAATTGTTGACATCAAAACATTCTATCAACTCTTTCCGGGCGGACCGCTTAAAATTTCAAGCAAACTGGCAGGTATACCTAAACCCGCAAGCTGCGTGTAA
- a CDS encoding FAD/NAD(P)-binding oxidoreductase — protein MKNILILGAGTAGTMMANKLYKNLNKDLWRITIIDKDEAHYYQPGFLFIPFGIYKPEDVVKPKRKFLPEGVDFRINEAAKIKAESNLVIMQDGSMIPYDILIIATGTTPVPEETEGLKDKLWYTDIFDFYTYEGTTRLAKKLETWQGGNLVINLAETIIKCPVAPLEFTFLADAYFTEKGIRDKVNITYVTPLSGAFTKPKTTALLNNLMAEKKINVVPDFYLQRVDNDRKVLISYDEHEVPFDLLISVPVNKGDQVVEASKMGDEDGLNFIPTDKHTLQSKKRENIFVIGDATNLPTSKAGSVAHFEAEILLENILSYINGQPLEAKFDGHANCFIETGYGKGTLIDFNYDTEPLPGKFPFAGFGPMGLLKVNRANHLGKLAFRWIYWHMLLTGKKLPVSTNMSMAGKITE, from the coding sequence ATGAAAAACATACTCATTCTCGGAGCCGGTACAGCAGGTACCATGATGGCCAACAAGCTGTATAAAAATCTGAATAAAGATTTATGGCGCATTACGATCATCGATAAAGACGAAGCGCATTACTACCAACCCGGATTTCTTTTCATTCCATTCGGCATTTACAAGCCCGAAGATGTAGTGAAGCCTAAACGGAAGTTTTTACCAGAAGGTGTGGACTTCAGAATCAACGAAGCCGCCAAAATTAAAGCCGAAAGCAACCTGGTGATTATGCAAGATGGTAGCATGATTCCGTACGACATATTGATTATTGCTACCGGAACGACACCTGTACCCGAAGAAACAGAAGGGCTAAAAGATAAATTGTGGTATACAGATATTTTCGACTTTTATACTTACGAAGGCACCACCCGGTTGGCTAAAAAACTGGAAACGTGGCAAGGTGGAAACCTGGTCATTAACCTGGCCGAGACCATCATTAAATGCCCGGTAGCACCGCTGGAATTTACCTTCCTGGCCGATGCCTATTTCACTGAAAAAGGCATACGCGATAAGGTGAACATCACTTATGTTACCCCACTTTCGGGAGCATTTACAAAACCAAAAACAACGGCACTGCTCAACAACCTGATGGCAGAAAAGAAAATCAACGTTGTTCCGGATTTTTATCTGCAACGCGTGGATAATGACCGCAAGGTTTTGATTTCCTATGACGAACATGAAGTTCCTTTTGATTTACTCATCTCTGTTCCTGTAAACAAAGGCGATCAGGTTGTAGAGGCCAGTAAAATGGGTGATGAAGATGGACTTAATTTTATCCCAACGGATAAACATACCCTTCAATCTAAAAAACGCGAAAATATTTTCGTGATTGGTGATGCGACTAACCTACCCACTTCAAAAGCAGGCTCTGTGGCACATTTTGAAGCGGAAATTTTGCTGGAGAATATTTTGAGCTACATCAATGGCCAACCGTTGGAAGCAAAATTTGACGGGCACGCCAACTGCTTTATTGAAACCGGATATGGAAAAGGAACCCTTATTGATTTCAACTACGATACCGAACCCCTACCCGGAAAATTTCCATTTGCCGGCTTCGGCCCGATGGGATTATTGAAAGTAAACCGTGCTAACCACCTCGGTAAGCTTGCCTTTCGGTGGATTTACTGGCACATGCTGTTAACTGGTAAAAAACTTCCGGTAAGCACCAATATGTCGATGGCAGGAAAAATTACAGAATAA
- a CDS encoding DUF853 family protein has product MSRDAFVEAIKKSYGFTSSSIFLGAGIYQQEIVADARVNLPLKMMTRHGLVTGATGSGKTRTLQLIAEQLSAAGVPVFMPDMKGDISGLAKAATPNDKLTERATAIGSTYQPASFPVEIYSLSGKLGAQMRATVTEFGPVLLSKILELNDTQTGVLTMLFKYADDKALPILDFNDLKKVLNYLTEGPGAEEIKSDYGKISSSTAGTILRKIVALEQQGVQHIFGERSFDVEDLFEKVDGRGVISLLNVSDVQHQPAVFSTFMLALLAEIYQTLPEAGDLDKPRLVFFLDEAHLLFKDAPKAFLDQIDQVIRLIRSKGVGIFFCTQLTQDVPQNVLSQLGNRVHHVIRAFTPNDVKALRETIKTFPRSDFYDMEQQFTQLGTGQAFITVLNEKGIPTETVVTHLGPPASVMGPLSEQEYQQVLSNSDMYRKYKDPIDPQSAHELLEARMKQYEEQQQETVKQPRTTTTTRQTSTGRATRKEKSTFDQVVGSPMARQIGRELVRGVFGVLFGTSTRRSKRGLF; this is encoded by the coding sequence ATGAGTCGTGACGCGTTTGTTGAAGCCATTAAAAAGTCATACGGATTTACCAGCTCTTCCATTTTTCTGGGAGCCGGAATTTATCAACAGGAAATAGTGGCGGATGCCCGCGTGAACCTGCCGTTAAAAATGATGACGCGACACGGGTTGGTTACCGGGGCAACCGGCTCAGGAAAAACCAGAACCCTGCAACTGATTGCTGAACAACTTTCTGCTGCAGGCGTACCCGTGTTTATGCCCGATATGAAGGGCGATATTTCCGGATTGGCAAAAGCGGCTACACCGAATGATAAGTTGACTGAACGGGCAACAGCTATCGGCAGCACGTACCAACCAGCTTCCTTTCCGGTAGAGATTTATTCGCTCAGCGGCAAGCTTGGCGCACAAATGCGCGCCACGGTTACGGAGTTCGGACCTGTTTTGTTAAGCAAGATTCTTGAACTCAACGATACGCAGACTGGCGTACTCACCATGCTTTTCAAGTATGCGGATGATAAGGCTTTGCCGATTTTGGATTTCAATGATTTAAAGAAAGTATTGAACTACCTCACCGAAGGACCGGGTGCAGAAGAAATAAAAAGTGACTATGGAAAAATCAGTAGTTCAACAGCGGGAACCATTCTTCGAAAGATTGTAGCATTGGAACAGCAGGGTGTGCAGCACATTTTTGGTGAACGTTCGTTTGATGTTGAAGACCTGTTTGAGAAAGTGGATGGAAGAGGCGTGATCAGTTTATTGAATGTTTCGGATGTACAACATCAGCCAGCTGTTTTTTCTACGTTCATGTTGGCGTTGCTGGCAGAAATTTATCAGACCCTTCCGGAAGCAGGTGATCTGGATAAGCCGAGATTGGTTTTCTTTTTAGATGAGGCTCATTTGTTGTTTAAGGATGCGCCTAAAGCTTTTCTGGATCAGATCGATCAGGTTATCCGCTTAATTCGTTCAAAGGGTGTGGGTATCTTTTTCTGTACACAATTAACACAGGATGTTCCACAAAATGTGTTATCACAACTGGGTAATCGCGTGCACCATGTTATCCGTGCATTCACTCCCAATGATGTCAAGGCACTTCGCGAAACCATCAAAACGTTTCCAAGGTCGGATTTCTATGACATGGAACAACAATTTACCCAACTGGGTACGGGGCAGGCGTTTATTACGGTGCTTAATGAAAAGGGTATTCCTACAGAAACAGTGGTAACACATTTGGGGCCTCCGGCTTCGGTGATGGGCCCATTATCCGAGCAGGAATATCAGCAGGTACTTAGCAACTCCGATATGTACCGGAAATACAAAGATCCGATTGACCCACAAAGTGCGCACGAATTGCTGGAGGCGCGAATGAAGCAATATGAGGAACAACAACAGGAAACGGTGAAGCAACCTCGTACAACCACCACCACGCGACAAACTTCCACGGGCCGGGCAACGCGAAAGGAAAAATCTACGTTTGATCAGGTGGTTGGTTCACCGATGGCCAGGCAGATAGGGAGAGAGTTGGTACGTGGGGTATTTGGTGTGTTGTTTGGAACATCAACCCGCAGGTCAAAGAGAGGATTATTTTAA
- a CDS encoding PIG-L family deacetylase, producing the protein MIRFVPLFLFVSFFTFGQSDQPSAAEIKLALKKLNFLGSALYVAAHPDDENTRVIAYLANERLAATAYLSMTRGDGGQNLIGPEMRDLLGLIRTQELITARKIDGGEQFFTRANDFGYSKSAEETFDIWNKDEILSDVVRVYRSFQPDVILTRFPPDERAGHGHHTASAMLAIEAFDVAGKSTVYPNQLKTFNTWQPKRLYVNTGRWWNESINENTPGVTALNVGGYNTLLGESYSEMAATSRTQHKSQGFGSSGRRGDAQEFFELTRGDAAKDIFDGVNTTWSRVKGGEKVQPLVDKAIKEFDLEMPYLSIPLLVQIRNAIRQVEPGIWRERKLQETDQLIKDCLGFYAEVSAGNFYGSPGEPVVLNYELINRSAFPVTLKKIVCVDVKLDTLFQQPLQNNIPVSFRIQKKINSAKNYSDPYWLREPHSIGLFEVPDERLIGKPENDPALTMVVDLLVDKELISVRVPVVYKWTDPVKGEQTRPFEIVPPVFVNLSDPVLVFSDASPKTINVQIKSAVNQGITGTLKLNVPAGWKTEPPAASLTISNRGEEITQAFVIYPGNEEVTGTLSASFTVGDKTFNQSLQTISYDHIPVQTLLPKAEAKVVRINLKREGSTIGYIPGAGDDIPVALRTMGYEVVELKNGDVNHENLKRMDAVVLGVRAINTNDRLRFLMPALLEYVKQGGTLVVQYNTTVDLGTTFTPYTLKLSRDRVTDENSEVRFLKPDHPVLNYPNKITAADFENWVQERGLYFPNTWTNDFEAILSMNDKGEDPKEGSLLVAKYGNGYYVYTGLSFFRELPEGVAGAYKLFANLVSLEKQQPLQGAIPKKNVKKSKQK; encoded by the coding sequence ATGATTCGTTTTGTACCCCTGTTTCTATTCGTATCATTCTTTACTTTCGGTCAGTCTGATCAGCCCAGCGCGGCTGAAATTAAGCTGGCTTTGAAGAAACTAAATTTTCTTGGATCGGCCCTGTACGTGGCGGCTCATCCGGATGATGAGAACACACGCGTGATTGCCTATCTCGCCAACGAGCGTTTGGCGGCCACCGCTTACCTCTCCATGACGCGTGGCGATGGGGGGCAAAACCTCATCGGCCCTGAGATGCGCGATCTGTTGGGACTTATCCGAACACAGGAGTTGATAACTGCCCGAAAGATTGATGGTGGCGAACAATTTTTTACCCGAGCGAATGATTTTGGTTACTCCAAGTCTGCTGAAGAAACATTTGACATCTGGAATAAAGATGAAATTCTTTCGGATGTAGTTCGGGTTTACCGGTCTTTTCAGCCGGATGTTATCCTCACGCGTTTTCCTCCCGATGAACGTGCCGGTCATGGTCACCATACGGCATCAGCCATGTTGGCCATTGAAGCGTTTGATGTGGCGGGCAAGTCAACGGTGTATCCCAATCAATTAAAAACATTCAATACCTGGCAGCCGAAGAGATTGTATGTAAATACAGGCCGTTGGTGGAATGAATCCATAAACGAAAATACTCCGGGCGTTACCGCGTTGAATGTGGGTGGCTATAATACGCTATTGGGTGAATCGTATTCAGAAATGGCAGCCACCAGTCGAACGCAGCACAAGAGCCAGGGCTTTGGTTCTTCCGGAAGACGCGGTGATGCACAGGAATTTTTTGAACTCACGCGCGGTGACGCAGCCAAAGACATTTTTGACGGAGTTAATACCACGTGGAGTCGCGTAAAGGGTGGAGAAAAAGTTCAGCCTCTTGTCGACAAGGCGATTAAAGAGTTTGATCTGGAAATGCCGTACTTAAGTATTCCTTTATTAGTTCAGATTCGAAATGCAATCAGGCAGGTTGAGCCAGGCATTTGGCGTGAGCGCAAACTTCAGGAAACAGATCAATTGATTAAGGACTGTCTGGGATTCTATGCAGAAGTTTCGGCTGGTAATTTTTATGGTTCACCGGGCGAACCCGTTGTGCTGAATTATGAGCTAATCAACCGATCCGCATTTCCGGTTACATTGAAAAAAATTGTGTGTGTTGATGTAAAACTCGACACGCTTTTTCAGCAACCGCTTCAGAATAATATTCCTGTATCCTTTCGGATTCAAAAGAAAATCAATTCAGCCAAAAACTATTCTGATCCATACTGGCTGCGTGAACCACATTCAATTGGTTTGTTTGAGGTGCCGGATGAACGCTTAATCGGAAAACCCGAGAATGATCCGGCACTGACTATGGTGGTTGATTTATTGGTTGATAAGGAATTGATTTCCGTTCGCGTTCCGGTTGTTTATAAGTGGACTGATCCGGTGAAAGGCGAACAAACCCGTCCGTTTGAAATTGTGCCGCCAGTATTTGTAAACCTTTCTGATCCGGTTTTGGTGTTCAGTGATGCCAGTCCGAAAACCATAAACGTTCAAATTAAATCCGCAGTTAATCAGGGAATAACCGGAACACTTAAACTCAATGTTCCAGCAGGATGGAAAACAGAACCACCTGCAGCCTCTTTAACAATATCTAATCGGGGAGAAGAAATAACACAGGCTTTTGTAATTTACCCGGGTAACGAAGAAGTAACGGGCACGCTATCAGCCTCATTCACTGTGGGTGATAAAACGTTTAATCAATCTCTTCAGACTATTAGTTATGACCACATTCCTGTTCAAACACTTTTGCCGAAGGCTGAAGCAAAGGTTGTGCGCATTAACCTGAAGCGTGAAGGTAGTACCATAGGTTACATTCCCGGTGCAGGCGATGATATACCAGTAGCGTTGCGCACCATGGGATATGAAGTTGTGGAGTTGAAGAACGGAGATGTTAATCATGAAAACCTGAAACGCATGGATGCGGTTGTTCTTGGCGTGCGCGCCATCAATACCAATGACCGGCTTCGTTTCTTAATGCCCGCCTTGTTGGAATATGTTAAACAGGGCGGAACGCTTGTGGTGCAGTATAACACCACGGTTGATTTAGGTACAACCTTCACACCCTATACGCTAAAACTTTCACGTGATCGGGTAACGGATGAAAACTCAGAAGTTCGTTTTTTAAAACCCGATCATCCGGTGTTGAATTATCCGAACAAGATCACCGCAGCCGATTTTGAAAACTGGGTGCAGGAGCGTGGTTTGTATTTTCCCAATACCTGGACAAACGACTTCGAAGCCATCTTATCCATGAATGATAAAGGGGAGGATCCAAAAGAGGGTAGTCTGCTCGTAGCAAAATACGGCAATGGATATTATGTATACACGGGTTTATCCTTTTTTCGCGAGTTGCCTGAAGGTGTAGCAGGCGCTTATAAACTATTTGCTAATTTAGTTTCGCTTGAAAAACAACAACCGTTGCAAGGAGCAATTCCAAAAAAGAATGTCAAGAAATCAAAACAAAAGTGA